A single Fusobacterium simiae DNA region contains:
- the hutH gene encoding histidine ammonia-lyase: protein MEVFILELVLSSKRITLEDLINVTRRGYKVSISEEAYEKIDKARALVDKYVEDGRVSYGITTGFGKFAEVSISKEQTGQLQKNIVMSHSCSVGNPLPIDVARGVVLLRAVNLAKGYSGARRIVVEKLVELLNKEVTPWIPEKGSVGSSGDLSPLAHMSLVLIGLGKAYYKGELLEAKDALAKAGIEPIQSLSSKEGLALTNGTQALTSTGAHVLYDAINLSKHLDIAASLTMESLHGIIDAYDPRISEVREHTGQINTAENMRKILSGSKNVTKQGAERVQDSYVLRCIPQIHGASKDTLEYVKKKVEIEINAVTDNPIIFVDTDEVISGGNFHGQPMALPFDFLGIALSEMANVSERRIEKMVNPAINHGLPAFLVEDGGLNSGFMIVQYSAAALVSENKVLAHPASVDSIPTSANQEDHVSMGSVAAKKSKDIFENVRKVIGMELITACQAIELKGAKDKLSPATKVAYEEIRKIIPHVDVDRPMYIDIHAAEDIIKTNKIVESVEKVIGELKY, encoded by the coding sequence ATGGAGGTGTTTATTTTGGAATTAGTTTTAAGCAGTAAAAGAATCACTTTGGAAGACTTAATCAATGTAACAAGAAGGGGGTATAAGGTAAGTATTTCAGAAGAAGCATATGAAAAAATAGATAAAGCAAGAGCTTTAGTTGATAAATATGTTGAAGATGGAAGGGTATCTTATGGTATTACTACTGGATTTGGGAAATTTGCAGAAGTAAGTATTTCTAAGGAACAAACAGGTCAATTGCAAAAAAATATTGTTATGAGTCATTCTTGTAGTGTAGGGAATCCTTTACCAATTGATGTTGCAAGAGGGGTAGTTTTATTAAGGGCTGTAAATTTAGCAAAAGGATATTCAGGAGCTAGAAGAATAGTTGTCGAAAAGTTGGTAGAATTACTTAATAAGGAAGTAACACCTTGGATACCAGAAAAGGGTTCAGTTGGATCTTCTGGGGATTTATCACCACTTGCACATATGTCTTTAGTGCTAATTGGCTTAGGTAAAGCATACTATAAAGGCGAATTATTAGAAGCAAAGGATGCTTTAGCAAAAGCAGGAATAGAACCAATCCAATCACTTTCATCAAAAGAAGGTTTAGCTCTTACAAATGGAACTCAAGCCTTAACTTCAACAGGAGCACATGTTCTATATGATGCTATAAATTTATCAAAACATTTAGATATAGCTGCTTCATTGACTATGGAAAGTTTACATGGAATCATAGATGCTTATGATCCAAGAATTAGTGAAGTTAGAGAACATACAGGACAAATCAATACTGCTGAAAATATGAGAAAAATTTTATCAGGAAGTAAAAATGTTACTAAACAAGGAGCAGAAAGAGTACAAGATTCTTACGTCTTAAGATGTATTCCTCAAATTCATGGAGCAAGTAAAGATACTTTAGAATATGTAAAGAAAAAAGTTGAAATAGAAATAAATGCTGTTACAGATAATCCTATTATATTTGTAGATACAGATGAAGTAATTTCAGGAGGAAATTTTCATGGGCAACCAATGGCATTACCATTTGATTTTTTAGGAATTGCATTATCTGAAATGGCAAATGTGTCTGAAAGAAGAATAGAAAAAATGGTAAATCCTGCAATCAATCATGGACTACCAGCTTTCTTAGTTGAAGATGGAGGGTTAAATTCCGGATTTATGATAGTTCAATACAGTGCAGCGGCTCTTGTATCTGAAAATAAAGTTTTAGCCCACCCAGCATCTGTTGATTCTATACCAACATCAGCTAACCAAGAAGATCATGTATCTATGGGTTCAGTTGCAGCTAAAAAATCTAAAGATATATTTGAAAATGTTAGAAAAGTAATAGGAATGGAGTTAATTACTGCTTGTCAAGCTATTGAGTTAAAAGGAGCAAAAGATAAGTTATCTCCCGCAACAAAAGTAGCATATGAAGAAATTAGAAAAATAATACCTCATGTTGATGTTGATAGACCTATGTATATAGATATTCATGCAGCAGAAGATATTATAAAAACAAATAAAATAGTAGAAAGTGTAGAAAAAGTGATAGGAGAATTGAAATATTAA
- a CDS encoding ROK family protein, with the protein MYQKEIKQSNENIVFHSIYFTENSFSIPDLTKITNMTFPTIKRVMNEFLEKNIIKEWTLSTGGVGRRAVKYKYNPDFCYSIGVSIDEEKIKFIMINTVGKILQSKIVETTEEDFITFFEKNLKNFITEIDTKYLSKVIGVGISIPGIYNKESHFLEFNNIDRYESSIIKELEEKINLPIWVENEANMSILAEAIIGKHKNLTDFTVISISNKVTCSTFHKFGNKSEDYFFKASRVHHMIVDYENKKKVGDCISFKILKDKIMKAFPNINSLDEFFSNKSYKESKIGKKILDEYLNYMGIILKNLLFTYNPKKLIICGELSQYGNYLLEDILNIVYEKNHIFYRGRETINFSNFKGSSSIIGAALFPIVDNLM; encoded by the coding sequence ATGTATCAGAAAGAAATTAAACAGAGCAACGAAAATATTGTTTTTCATTCTATTTATTTTACAGAAAATTCTTTTTCTATTCCAGATTTGACAAAAATAACTAATATGACATTTCCTACAATAAAAAGAGTTATGAACGAATTTTTGGAAAAAAATATAATAAAAGAATGGACTTTAAGTACAGGTGGAGTTGGTAGGAGGGCAGTAAAATATAAATATAATCCTGATTTCTGTTATTCCATCGGTGTAAGTATTGATGAAGAAAAAATAAAATTTATTATGATTAATACAGTTGGCAAAATATTACAATCAAAAATAGTAGAAACAACAGAAGAAGATTTTATAACTTTTTTTGAAAAAAATTTAAAAAATTTTATAACAGAAATTGACACTAAATACTTATCAAAAGTCATTGGAGTTGGGATATCTATTCCTGGAATTTATAATAAAGAAAGTCACTTTCTTGAATTTAATAATATAGACAGATATGAATCTTCAATAATTAAAGAATTAGAAGAAAAAATTAACCTTCCAATTTGGGTAGAAAATGAAGCAAATATGTCTATACTTGCAGAAGCCATAATAGGTAAACATAAAAATTTAACAGATTTTACTGTCATAAGTATAAGCAACAAAGTTACATGTTCAACTTTTCATAAATTTGGAAATAAAAGTGAAGACTATTTTTTTAAAGCTAGTAGAGTACATCATATGATAGTTGATTATGAAAATAAAAAGAAAGTTGGAGATTGTATATCTTTTAAAATTTTAAAAGATAAAATTATGAAAGCTTTTCCAAATATAAATTCACTAGATGAATTTTTTTCTAATAAATCATATAAAGAAAGTAAAATTGGGAAAAAAATACTCGATGAATATTTAAACTATATGGGAATTATATTAAAAAATTTACTTTTCACATACAATCCTAAAAAACTCATTATTTGTGGTGAGTTATCACAATATGGAAATTATCTATTAGAAGATATTTTAAATATAGTCTATGAAAAAAATCATATTTTTTATAGGGGTAGAGAGACTATAAATTTTTCTAATTTTAAAGGTAGTTCTAGTATTATTGGAGCTGCACTTTTTCCTATTGTAGATAATTTAATGTAA
- a CDS encoding YitT family protein, producing MPNKHFQIIKEYIIVTLACIVIAFNINYFFLGNKLGESGIAGLALIIHYLSHIDISYIYFAVNIPLIVLAYLFIGKEFLIKTLFATVILTIFLKVFGSFKGPIDDIFMASVFGGGINGIAIGIVFYAGGSTGGTDIIAKIINKYYGISIGKILLIFDFIILSIIAFILGKIIFMYTLISVLVSAKMVDIIQEGIYSAKGITIISNKTEELRKKIMKDTGRGITLINAKGAYTQKEIGMLYCVVGKYQLIKVKNIVKEVDPAAFMIVSQVHEVVGKGFLGQ from the coding sequence ATGCCAAATAAACATTTTCAAATTATAAAAGAATATATTATTGTAACTTTAGCTTGTATAGTAATAGCTTTTAATATTAATTATTTTTTCTTAGGAAATAAACTTGGTGAAAGTGGAATTGCAGGATTAGCACTTATTATTCATTATTTATCACATATAGATATAAGTTATATTTATTTTGCTGTGAATATTCCATTAATAGTTTTAGCTTATTTATTTATAGGAAAAGAATTTCTTATTAAAACTCTATTTGCTACAGTTATATTAACTATATTTTTAAAAGTTTTTGGTAGTTTTAAAGGACCTATTGATGATATTTTTATGGCATCTGTTTTTGGAGGTGGAATTAATGGTATCGCTATTGGAATAGTATTCTATGCTGGTGGTTCTACCGGTGGTACGGATATTATTGCAAAAATAATAAATAAATACTATGGTATCAGTATAGGAAAGATACTATTAATTTTTGATTTTATAATACTTTCTATTATCGCCTTTATTTTAGGTAAGATAATTTTTATGTATACACTTATTTCAGTTTTAGTTTCTGCCAAAATGGTTGATATTATACAAGAAGGTATTTATAGTGCTAAAGGAATTACTATAATTTCAAATAAAACAGAAGAATTAAGAAAAAAAATTATGAAGGATACAGGGCGTGGGATCACTTTAATTAATGCAAAAGGAGCATACACCCAAAAAGAAATTGGAATGCTTTATTGTGTTGTTGGAAAATATCAACTTATAAAAGTTAAAAATATAGTAAAAGAAGTTGACCCAGCTGCATTTATGATAGTTAGTCAAGTTCATGAAGTTGTAGGAAAAGGATTTTTAGGACAATAA